In the genome of Bosea sp. BIWAKO-01, the window CGGCGCCGTCGCGTCCCGCTTGTAGGAATGGGCGAGGTCGAAGAGTTCGATGCGCGCCATCGCCCCGTCCTCATGCTGCCGAGAGGAAGGCGGGGGCGTGGGCGAGCCCGCCGTCGGGATCGAAGACGAAGACGCCGGCCGGATCGACATGGACTGTGACCGCGGCGCCAGGCTCGAGTTCCTGCACGCCGGGTACGAGCGCCACCCAGCGCGAGCCCGCTGCCTCGACGTGGACGAAACTCTCCGAACCGGTGATCTCGGCAACCGTGACCGTGCCGTTGAACGCAAGGCCGGGACCAGCCGGTCGATGTAGCGTCAGCTGATGCGCGCGGAAGCCGAGCTGGTACGCGCCATCTGCAAGACCGCCGAGAGGCCCGGTTGCGGGGCCAATCGCGCCACCCGGCAGCAGGATTTCCGCTGCACGCTTGGTGACCGGCAGCAGGTTGAGCGGTGGGTCAGAGAAAATGCGCGCAGTGGTCAGGTCAAGCGGCCGGCGATAGACCTCGGCGCTGCGGCCATGCTGCGTCACCCGACCCTGCCAGAGCGTCGCGGTAAAGTCGCCGAGCAGCAGAGCCTCCTGGGGCTCCGTCGTCGCGTAGACCACAGTCGCCTTGGAACCACGCACGATCTTCGGCAGTTCCTCGCGCAATTCCTCGCGCAGCTTGTAGTCGAGATTGGCGAGCGGCTCGTCGAGCAGCACGAGATCGGCGCCCTTGATCAGCGCGCGCGCCATGGCCGTGCGCTGCTGCTGGCCACCGGAAAGGTTGAGCGGCATCCGTTCCAGAAAGGACTCAAGCTGCATCAACCGCGCCATGGCGCGGACCTTGCTTTCGATTTCGGCCCTGGGCAGCCCCTTCACCCGGAGAGGCGAAGCGATGTTCTCGAAGACGGTGAGGTTCGGGTAGTTGATGAACTGCTGGTAGACCATGGCGACCGAGCGCTCGCGCACGGCAAGGCCGGTGACATCGGTTTCGCTCGTGCCGTCATCAACGAGGATGCGCCCCGCGCTTGGCCGGTCGAGCCCGGCCATCAAACGCATCAGCGAGGTTTTGCCCGAGAGGGTCGCGCCCAGCAGCACGGTCATCGTGCCGGGCTTCAGGCGCAGGCTCGTCTCGTGGATATAGGTTTCCGCCCCAACCTCGCGACGCACCCTGTCGAGAACAAGACCCACTCCAGCCTCCTTCAAGCCCCCTGCTTCATCAGGGTGGTGACGAGTTCATTTGTGAATGCGTTGAGCCTTTGCTGTAACGATTCCGGCGATTGCGGAGGTTGATACGCTTAGCGCTTGTCGTTCGAGCGCTGCGGCCCGAGGGCTGTGGTAAATAAGCGGACGCGCGGGCTTGTCGGTGCCGGGATGCCGGCGCGAATCCACTATGCCCTCGACACCAACCAGCATCTCACGAGCCTTCGTGCCACAGGCGCGCACCAGCCGGATGACGGTCGCGCGACGGTTGAGAATAGCGCCAATCGGTCTCGGCCACGAGAGTTTCAAACCCCTCGTCTGGAAACATCCTGACAGAATTTGGAGATTGCGCGAAGGGGAGCGCAGGGTGGTCTCGTGTCCCGGTCTCAAAGCGCTCCCGCTCGTATCAGTTGCCGGATCTGAACGAAGCTGATTGCTCGTGGAGCCCTGACCCGCTTTGACTGGAGCAAGGCATAGGCCGCGTTGCATCTCGCGGAACGGACATCGGATCTGAGCACGTGGCCAAGTGCTGAGGCCTCGCTTCATCGTGCTGACGGCATTGGGGGCAGTTAGGCCTTCTCGCCCCTGCGGCGTTCGAACGCGAGCGCGCGCCGCCTCAAGCGGCGCGCCTGAACTGACAGCCAAGAGCGAACAGGCCGAATGCGGCCAATTGACCGGCGACCAGCATGAAGGGCCATTCGAAGCTGCCCGTGCGGCTGGCGACGATGGCAAATATCAGCGGCCCGCATATCGAGCCCACGAAGCCGAACAGGCTGGCTCCGGATGTCACGTCGCCGATCAGAGTGGGCGGTGCAACTCGCGCCAGCTCCGCCATGTGGACACCGTTCCAGCCCATCGATGTGGCACCGACCAGCGCCATGCAGCCATAGACCATCCAGGGACTGGCGGTAGTCGAAGAGACAAGCAGCATGATCGCCGAGCCTGCGCCCAGGGCCAGAAGCGAGAGAAGCAGGAGCCCGCCGCCCATGCGATCCGCCAGCCATCCAAAGAAGATGCGTGCGACCGTGCTCGCTGCAAGCAAGACGGCGATGTAGTGACCGGCCTGTGCCAGGGTCTTCCCGTGCTGCGTGACCATGTAGGTTGCCGTGAACGCCGTGATGCTGGCCTGCGTTATGGAAAACGCGACTCCCAGCGCGGTGAGCATCGGCAAGGACGGGTGCGAGTTCAGGACCCTGGCTGACCGAGAGAGCGAGGACGGCGAGAGAAACAATCGGGGCCAGGCCCGGTTCTGTGGGCCCTTCTCCGCGTCGAGGATTGCTTGAAAGGGCTGAACTAGCACGACGCAGAGAAGGATGATCGCGACAATCGTCCAGACCGCGCCGACGAAGCCGAGCCCCAGGACCAGAGGCGCGACAACGAGACCGGCTATGGCGCCGCCCAGAGGCACGCCCGCCTGCTTGATCGAAAACACAAGCGTACGGTGCCTGGGGGGCGCCGTACGCATCAGCAGCTGGCTGCCAGCCGGCGTATTGGGCGCCAGGCCCAGGCCCACAAGGAGTGCACCGACGAGGCCGACGAGGCCAAAGGACTGCGACAGGAGCAGGAGACCCGCCGCAACGAAGACCAGGCCGAGCTGCAAGGCTCGGATCGGGCCATGATGATCGAGCATCGGGCCGCCGCACGCCAGGAACCAGCAGATGCCGACCGAAACGACTGCCGAAACATAGCCGATGCTCTCTGGCGTCATGCCCCAGCGTTGCGTCAGAATCGGGCCCAGGAGAGGGATCGCAGCGGCTGCAAAAGAGCTAATGACTTGCACAAGGAGAGTCGCGCTCAGGGCGCTCGCCCAGACCGGCAGCTTCAAGGCAGACCTCCCGTCCCGTCGCCATTCGTCATTCCCCCTCCAGCTTCAGCACGAGCATGCAGGGATTGCGGCGTTGAACTGGTCTTCCGGCAATGTCGGCGACCGGTCGAGGCCATTTCCGGGCTATGGGGGCTGCAACAGAAGCATGCGGTTCGCCGGGCTGAGGCCTTTCGCGATTGCTCTCTGAACCCAGTCGAACCGGACCAATAGTCGGCTTCTTCCCTTTGCCGCACGGCCGACATGGCTGATCCGGCTAAAATGGACCATTGCTTGGGGAGGCTGTTGTCAGCGGTCACCGCTCCCGGCGATGCTGGAGCCGTGCCGGTCTTTCGATTCTGCCGATTTGAGCTCGCTTCTGCCGGCGTAGGTCGAAGAGTCTGATGCCGGTTCACGCGCATGGTTGATGCGACCCTGAGGTCGTGCTGACGTCGATTGACCGGGTTGAAGGATCTTGCGGGTGAGGGTGGACGTTCTGGGCCTGCAGGCCTTCGTCAGTATCGCCGAGCGGGGCAGTTTTCATGCCGCGGCCTCGCATCTCAATCTCTCCCAGACCGCGCTGAGCCATCGGATCCGGAAGCTCGAGGAATCACTCGGAACGACGCTGCTCTTGCGCACCACGCGCCAGGTCTCGTTGACCCCGGCGGGGTCGGCGCTCCTGCCGCGCGCCCGCAAGATCTTTGAAGAGCTAGGTGCAGCCATCGATGAGGCGCGGGTCGATGCCGCGGATGCCGAGGAAGAGGTTGCGGTCGGCTGTCTGCCAACCATCGCGGTCCACTGCATGCCGTCGGTGATCGCAGAGTTCGCCAGACGATATCCGGCAGTGCGCGTCCGGGTGCACGATAACTCGGCTTCGGAGATCGCCGACAAGGTGCAATCGGGCCAGGCCGAGTTCGGCGTGACCATCGTCGCCGCCAATCGCTGGGACCTCGAGCTCAAGCCGGTGGTCAAGGAGCCGTTCGTGCTCGTCAGTCACCGCAGCATGCCGCTCGCGCGATCGGAGTCGCTGACCTGGGCGCAGTTGCAGGGGCTGCCGCTCGTGCGGATCAGTGCCGAGACCGGGAATCGCATCCTGATCGACGATGCGCTGGGCGCACGGCGCGAGGCCCTGACCTGGCGCTACGAGGTCCAGCGCGTCATCACGGCAGTGAGCCTGGTCCGTTCCGCGATCGGTTATGCGATTGTGCCGCAGCTCGCGCTCGACTCTGTCGATGCCGGCGAACTGGTTGCGATCCCGCTGCGCTCGCCGAGCATCAGCCGCACCCTCGGCATC includes:
- a CDS encoding ABC transporter ATP-binding protein encodes the protein MGLVLDRVRREVGAETYIHETSLRLKPGTMTVLLGATLSGKTSLMRLMAGLDRPSAGRILVDDGTSETDVTGLAVRERSVAMVYQQFINYPNLTVFENIASPLRVKGLPRAEIESKVRAMARLMQLESFLERMPLNLSGGQQQRTAMARALIKGADLVLLDEPLANLDYKLREELREELPKIVRGSKATVVYATTEPQEALLLGDFTATLWQGRVTQHGRSAEVYRRPLDLTTARIFSDPPLNLLPVTKRAAEILLPGGAIGPATGPLGGLADGAYQLGFRAHQLTLHRPAGPGLAFNGTVTVAEITGSESFVHVEAAGSRWVALVPGVQELEPGAAVTVHVDPAGVFVFDPDGGLAHAPAFLSAA
- a CDS encoding MFS transporter codes for the protein MQVISSFAAAAIPLLGPILTQRWGMTPESIGYVSAVVSVGICWFLACGGPMLDHHGPIRALQLGLVFVAAGLLLLSQSFGLVGLVGALLVGLGLAPNTPAGSQLLMRTAPPRHRTLVFSIKQAGVPLGGAIAGLVVAPLVLGLGFVGAVWTIVAIILLCVVLVQPFQAILDAEKGPQNRAWPRLFLSPSSLSRSARVLNSHPSLPMLTALGVAFSITQASITAFTATYMVTQHGKTLAQAGHYIAVLLAASTVARIFFGWLADRMGGGLLLLSLLALGAGSAIMLLVSSTTASPWMVYGCMALVGATSMGWNGVHMAELARVAPPTLIGDVTSGASLFGFVGSICGPLIFAIVASRTGSFEWPFMLVAGQLAAFGLFALGCQFRRAA
- a CDS encoding LysR family transcriptional regulator translates to MRVDVLGLQAFVSIAERGSFHAAASHLNLSQTALSHRIRKLEESLGTTLLLRTTRQVSLTPAGSALLPRARKIFEELGAAIDEARVDAADAEEEVAVGCLPTIAVHCMPSVIAEFARRYPAVRVRVHDNSASEIADKVQSGQAEFGVTIVAANRWDLELKPVVKEPFVLVSHRSMPLARSESLTWAQLQGLPLVRISAETGNRILIDDALGARREALTWRYEVQRVITAVSLVRSAIGYAIVPQLALDSVDAGELVAIPLRSPSISRTLGIVTRKNMLLRPAARDLLALVSEALRNSVSDKDA